In Oceanobacillus sp. FSL K6-2867, one DNA window encodes the following:
- the rsfS gene encoding ribosome silencing factor, producing the protein MNNKEIIDLIAEACDDKRAEDIIALDMNQVSLVADYFLICHGNNERQVQAIARGIKDMMDEKGIHVKRMEGFESARWILVDVGDIVCHIFHKDERNYYNLERLWGDASRVALQLGQEG; encoded by the coding sequence ATGAACAATAAAGAAATTATCGATTTAATTGCTGAAGCTTGTGACGATAAACGAGCAGAAGATATAATCGCTTTAGATATGAACCAAGTGTCCTTAGTAGCAGATTATTTCTTAATATGTCATGGTAACAATGAAAGACAGGTTCAGGCAATAGCACGTGGAATTAAAGATATGATGGATGAAAAAGGCATACACGTAAAGCGAATGGAAGGCTTTGAATCAGCTCGCTGGATCCTCGTAGATGTTGGAGATATTGTTTGTCATATTTTCCACAAGGATGAACGGAATTATTATAATTTAGAACGCTTATGGGGAGATGCCTCTCGCGTAGCCCTGCAGCTTGGTCAGGAAGGCTGA
- the yqeK gene encoding bis(5'-nucleosyl)-tetraphosphatase (symmetrical) YqeK produces the protein MNKTEAIEKVKALLTVKRFEHTLRVAETAVKLADRYNASKTKAELAAILHDYAKYRSLDEMERWIRNSTLPKDLLDYHHELWHGPVGAILIEREYGITDKEIQSAVHYHTTGKAGMSKLDKIVFLADYIEPGRSFPRVDEVRRMAKQDLTRACWMASKNTITYLMSKNATVYPDSFHAYNDLTRQITGGSSLYEQ, from the coding sequence ATGAATAAAACAGAAGCAATTGAAAAGGTAAAAGCCCTTTTAACAGTGAAAAGATTTGAGCATACATTGCGCGTAGCAGAAACTGCTGTGAAGCTTGCTGACCGCTATAATGCATCAAAAACAAAAGCAGAGCTAGCTGCTATTCTTCATGATTATGCAAAATATCGTTCACTGGACGAGATGGAACGCTGGATCAGAAACTCGACACTTCCAAAAGACCTTCTTGATTATCATCATGAGCTATGGCATGGACCAGTTGGGGCGATTTTGATAGAACGGGAGTATGGTATAACGGATAAGGAAATTCAAAGTGCTGTTCATTACCACACAACAGGTAAGGCCGGAATGAGTAAGCTTGACAAAATTGTTTTCCTTGCAGATTATATTGAGCCGGGAAGGTCTTTTCCGAGAGTAGATGAAGTTAGAAGAATGGCTAAGCAGGATTTAACGCGTGCCTGTTGGATGGCATCCAAAAATACGATAACCTATTTAATGTCTAAAAACGCAACGGTTTATCCAGATAGTTTTCATGCGTATAATGATTTAACAAGACAAATTACTGGAGGTAGTTCCTTATATGAACAATAA